The genomic stretch CCGCGACACCCTGGGTCAGGAAACCCGTGCCGACGTGGTCAAGGCCGCGTGGCACGCCAGTATCGCCCACCTGAAAACCACCCTCGGCGCAGACGCCACGCAGTGGCAATGGGGCAAGGCCCACACCCTCACCCACGGCCATCCGCTGGGCACGCAGAAACCCCTGGAGCGGATTTTTAACGTCGGCCCGTTCGAAGCCCCGGGCAGTCACGAGGTGCCGAACAACCTCTCGGCGAAAATCGGCCCGGCGCCTTGGACCGTGACCTATGGCCCGTCGACCCGACGCATCATCGATTTCGCCGACCCGGCCCACGGCCTGACCATCAACCCGATCGGCCAGAGCGGCGTGCCGTTCGATGCGCACTATCAAGACCAGGCCGAGGCGTACATCGAGGGTGTCTACCACCAGGCGCATTTCAGCGAGGAAGAAGTGACTGCCAATACTCGCAGCACCTTGAAGCTATTGCCGGCGCGTTGACGCTGCAGGCGCACGGCGGGCAGGCGCAGCCTCTCAAAGCACCGACGAAAAGTTCAGCCGGAACTGCAGCGGCGTCACGCCCAGGCGTCGATTGAACACGCTGCGCATGTGCTGGGCATCGCGAAATCCACACTGGTAAGCGACGGTCTTGAGTGCGGCCCGCGAGCTTTCCAGCATCACCCGGGCGGCGTCCACCCGCGCCTGCTCCACGAACTCGGCCGGGGTCACCCCGGCTTCTCGGGTGAACACCCGGGAGAAATTGCGCGCACTCATGTTCGCCGCCACTGCCAGGTCGACAATGGCCAGGTCGCCCGTAAGGTTCGCCATCACGTAATGCTGGACCCGCGCCACCGGCGAGATTTCCTCGGCATAGGGCGTGAGGAACGGGCTGAACTGCGACTGCCCGCCCGCGCGCTGGGTAAACACCACCAGGCGTTTGGCCACGCTCAAGGCCACCTGCGGACCGTGGTCCCTGGCCAGCAGGTACAGCGACAGGTCGATCCCGGCCGTGACCCCGGCCGAAGTGAACAGCTCGCCGTCCTCGACATACAGCCGGTCGGCCTCGACGCGGGTAGTCGGGCACAGTGCCGCCAACGCCGCGGCATCGCCCCAATGGGTGGTGACCGTCCTGCCGTCGAGCAATCCCGCGCGGGCCAGCAGGAAGGCGCCGTTGCAGATCGAGCCAAAGCGCCGGGCCCGGGCGCTGGCACCGCGCAGCCAATGGTCGAACGCCGGACCAAAATCGACAAAGGGCAATTGCGGCCCACCGGCCACCAGCAGCAAATCGTAGGCCTGCAGCGCCGCGCTGAAGTGCTGGTGAGCCTGCAGGGTCAGGCCGTTGGAACATGGCAGCAGACCCTGTTCGACGCCGATCACCTGTAACTGGTAATGCTCCTCGGGCTCGAGAAAGCGGTTGGCCTCGGAAAACACATCCATGGGGCCGGTCACGTCCAGCGCCTGGACGCCGGAGAACACCACGATGGCAACGGTTTTACTCATGGCAAAATTCGCCTTCCAGGTATTGAAATGAAAATCGGCCATCACACGATCTGTAGCAGCTACAGGCATGCGTAGAACCTGGATTCAAACTTAGCCAATCCAGGCCCAACAAGCGAGGCTGGCGCGATATGCATGCTCATTGGCCGGGATTGCAGCCATGGATCGATTGTCCGGTTTCAGGGGGGCGAACAGACTGGTGACCTCAGCGCCGCCATGGCGCTCACCATGAGGAAACTCCCATGAGCACCACCATTGCCGGCATCAAGATTCCTGACAGCGCATTGGCCAAAGCCACCACCGAGTACATCCGCGACATCGAGTCCGACCTGCTGTACCACCACTCACGCCGGGTATTCCTGTTCGGTGCCTTGAGCGGCGAACGCCAGCAGTTGGCCTACGATCCGCAGTTGCTGTACGTCGGCGCGATGTTCCATGACCTCGGCCTGGTGGCTGGGTATCGCAGTGACGATGAGCGCTTTGAAGTCGACGGCGCCAACGCCGCAGCGGCCTTTCTCAAACCCTATGGCTTGAGCGATGACGACATCGAGCAGGTCTGGCTGTCGATCGCCCTGCACACCACCCCCGGCGTACCCAAACACCTGCGCCCGACCGTCGCACTGGTGACCGCCGGAGTCGAGATGGACGTGCTGGGCCTGGACTACGCGGTCTTTACCAGCACGCAGCGCAGCGCGGTGGTGCATGCCCACCCACGGGGTGAAGGGTTCAAGGAGTGCATCATCTGCGCCTTTGCCGACGGCTTGCGCCATCGTCCTCAGACGACCTTCGGCAACGTCAAGACGGATGTGCTGGTGGATCAGGAGCCGGGGTTCCAGCCGATGAACTTCGTCCAGGTCATCCGCCAATCCCCTTGGGTCTCGTAAACAACGGTGGGTGTATGCGGGATCCGTGAGCAGCAAAAACTACTGAGGGTGTGCAGGAAATGTGAGCACCAAAAACCACTGTGGGAGCGGGCTTGCCCGCGATGGTCGTCAACGATGACGCGCCAAGCCAGGCTTAGCGCGGTGTCCTGACGTCCTTCGCGAGCAGGCTCGCTCCCACAGGGTTGATGGGTGTATGCGGGGTAGAGGGTTGACCACAGGATTGTGGTCAACCCTCCCGACTCAAGCCGCTTCCGGCGCCTGGGCCCGACGTGCGTCCGGCTGTTTCCAGGAGTCGGCAGCACTTTCTTCGATGGCCTGCTGGATCGCCCGCTTGCGGTTTTCTTCGGCGCGGCGGCTGAAGAACCAGACCAGGAACGTGACGATCGACACCGCCAACAGGATCAGGCTGGCCACGGCGTTGATCTCCGGTTTGACCCCCAGGCGCACCGCCGAGAACACTTCCATCGGCAGGGTGGTGGAACCCGGGCCCGAGACGAAGCTGGCCAATACCAGGTCGTCCAGCGACAGGGCAAACGACATCATGCCGCCCGCTGCCAGCGAAGGCGCAATCATCGGGATGGTGATCAGGAAGAACACCTTCCATGGCCGCGCGCCCAGGTCCATGGCTGCCTCTTCGATCGACAGGTCCAGCTCACGCAGGCGTGCCGACACCACCACCGCCACATAGGCGGCACAGAACGTGGTGTGGGCGATCCAGATGGTGACGATGCCCCGCTCCTGGGGCCAGCCAATCATCTGCGCCATGGCCACGAACAGCAGCAACAGCGACAGACCGGTGATCACTTCCGGCATCACCAACGGCGCGGTGACCAGGCCGCCGAACAGCGTACGGCCCTTGAAGTGGGTGATCCGGGTCAGCACGAACGCCGCCAGGGTCCCCAGCGCCACCGCGGCAATCGCGGTGTAGCAGGCGATTTCCAGCGAGCGCACCACTGAGCCCATCAGTTGGCTGTTATCCAGCAGGCCGACGTACCACTTGATCGACCAGCCGCCCCACACCGTCACCAGTTTCGAGGCGTTGAACGAGTAGATCACCAGGATCAGCATCGGCAGGTAGATGAACAACAGACCCACTACCAGCATCAGGCTGGAGAAACGGAAGCGCTTCATTCTTTACCCTCCATTTCCTTGGCCTGACTACGGTTGAACAGGATGATCGGCACAATCAGGATCGCCAGCATCACCACCGCCAGCGCGGACGCCACCGGCCAGTCACGGTTATTGAAGAACTCTTGCCAGAGCACTTTACCGATCATCAGGGTTTCCGGACCGCCCAGCAGTTCCGGGATCACGAACTCACCCACCACCGGGATGAACACCAGCATGCAGCCGGCGATGATGCCGTTCTTCGACAGCGGGATGGTGATTTTCCAGAAGCTGTTGAAGGTGCTCGAACCCAGGTCGGACGCGGCTTCCAACAGGCTGGTGTCGTGTTTTACCAGGTTGGCATAGAGCGGCAGGATCATGAACGGCAGGTAGGAATAGACCACGCCGATATAGACCGCCAGGTTGGTGTTGAGGATCTGCAGCGGCTCATCGATAAAGCCCATGCTCATCAGGAAGCCGTTGAGCAGGCCGTTGTTGCTGAGGATGCCCATCCACGCATACACGCGGATCAGGATCGCGGTCCAGGTCGGCATCATGATCAGCAGTACCAGGACGGTCTGCATTTCCTTGCGCGCACTGGCGATGGCGTAGGCCATCGGGTAGCCGATCAACAGGCACAAAATGGTGCTGATCAGCGCCATCTTCAACGAACCGAGGTAAGCGGCAATGTACAGCTCATCCTCGCTGAGCATCGCGTAGTTGCCCAGGTTGAGCAGCACCTGCAGCTTCTGCTCAACGAAGCTGTAGATCTCGGTGTACGGCGGAATGGCCACGTCTGCTTCGGCGAAGCTGATCTTCAACACGATGAAGAACGGCAACATGAAGAACAGGAACAGCCACAGGAAAGGAACGCCGATGACCAACTGGCGGCCACCGGGAATTATTCGACTGAGTCGACGCTTGAGTTTTCGCATGTTCATGAGCGCAGTACCACGCCGCTGTCGTCTTCCCACCAGACGTAGACCTGGTCACCCCAGGTCGGACGCTGG from Pseudomonas sp. S04 encodes the following:
- a CDS encoding GlxA family transcriptional regulator, yielding MSKTVAIVVFSGVQALDVTGPMDVFSEANRFLEPEEHYQLQVIGVEQGLLPCSNGLTLQAHQHFSAALQAYDLLLVAGGPQLPFVDFGPAFDHWLRGASARARRFGSICNGAFLLARAGLLDGRTVTTHWGDAAALAALCPTTRVEADRLYVEDGELFTSAGVTAGIDLSLYLLARDHGPQVALSVAKRLVVFTQRAGGQSQFSPFLTPYAEEISPVARVQHYVMANLTGDLAIVDLAVAANMSARNFSRVFTREAGVTPAEFVEQARVDAARVMLESSRAALKTVAYQCGFRDAQHMRSVFNRRLGVTPLQFRLNFSSVL
- a CDS encoding HD domain-containing protein, whose translation is MSTTIAGIKIPDSALAKATTEYIRDIESDLLYHHSRRVFLFGALSGERQQLAYDPQLLYVGAMFHDLGLVAGYRSDDERFEVDGANAAAAFLKPYGLSDDDIEQVWLSIALHTTPGVPKHLRPTVALVTAGVEMDVLGLDYAVFTSTQRSAVVHAHPRGEGFKECIICAFADGLRHRPQTTFGNVKTDVLVDQEPGFQPMNFVQVIRQSPWVS
- a CDS encoding ABC transporter permease subunit — translated: MKRFRFSSLMLVVGLLFIYLPMLILVIYSFNASKLVTVWGGWSIKWYVGLLDNSQLMGSVVRSLEIACYTAIAAVALGTLAAFVLTRITHFKGRTLFGGLVTAPLVMPEVITGLSLLLLFVAMAQMIGWPQERGIVTIWIAHTTFCAAYVAVVVSARLRELDLSIEEAAMDLGARPWKVFFLITIPMIAPSLAAGGMMSFALSLDDLVLASFVSGPGSTTLPMEVFSAVRLGVKPEINAVASLILLAVSIVTFLVWFFSRRAEENRKRAIQQAIEESAADSWKQPDARRAQAPEAA
- a CDS encoding ABC transporter permease subunit, whose translation is MPGGRQLVIGVPFLWLFLFFMLPFFIVLKISFAEADVAIPPYTEIYSFVEQKLQVLLNLGNYAMLSEDELYIAAYLGSLKMALISTILCLLIGYPMAYAIASARKEMQTVLVLLIMMPTWTAILIRVYAWMGILSNNGLLNGFLMSMGFIDEPLQILNTNLAVYIGVVYSYLPFMILPLYANLVKHDTSLLEAASDLGSSTFNSFWKITIPLSKNGIIAGCMLVFIPVVGEFVIPELLGGPETLMIGKVLWQEFFNNRDWPVASALAVVMLAILIVPIILFNRSQAKEMEGKE